In a genomic window of Halomonas denitrificans:
- a CDS encoding DUF11 domain-containing protein: protein MRSTPSVHAPVSGSTPLVVSVLSWLMVAGSMLAAVQASAFTLESTPAARAADGSAVVDVRLVAPEPSQDGRSTASLDLHVSAGTVDGCGDLTARIATAGAAECSWALPARIDHAGMQAIVRYDDGTSEVRSLRWSGLRGATVPQGVLALVSSGVHVDTDLDGVLDAGETIDYRYRLINLGSLALDSLAVTDLDGGVTCPAATLAIGADQVCLRSHVITAVEAAAGRVENVIEATGSDALGLPVQSSDLVIRVDLAGRSGIAVLKSPFLADDVDGSGFASLGDIVRYDFVATNTNDDELTDVELVEPDPSLIDTPIVCSSTTFDGNPFTGNGTGVLAGGDSVLCTATYEIRQGDVDAGQALNLVQVFGTNPFAIRISGSGATSLVLPGPGSLAVSKTVEPPVVVAGQPVIYTITVTNTGPGTLFDVGIIDPIPVGIVSFDWTCAGSYCPNPSGTGAINEMIPALPAGEQVVYTVEAEVAMDAPDGIENVVDVTPPSLIGCEPHGGPPPCIGIAPIVVIGQAIGVPALDRLGLVALVLLLALGVLVRRAT from the coding sequence ATGCGATCAACCCCGTCCGTTCATGCCCCGGTGTCCGGCTCGACCCCGCTGGTCGTTTCGGTGCTGTCCTGGCTGATGGTTGCCGGGTCGATGCTGGCTGCCGTGCAGGCCTCGGCGTTCACGCTGGAGTCGACGCCTGCGGCACGTGCGGCCGACGGTTCGGCCGTGGTCGACGTCAGACTCGTGGCGCCGGAGCCATCGCAGGACGGGCGCAGCACCGCCTCCCTCGACCTTCATGTCTCGGCCGGGACCGTCGACGGTTGCGGCGATCTGACGGCCCGGATCGCGACCGCCGGGGCGGCGGAATGCTCCTGGGCCCTGCCCGCCCGCATCGATCACGCCGGAATGCAGGCGATCGTGCGCTACGACGACGGAACGAGCGAGGTCCGCAGCCTTCGTTGGTCCGGCCTGCGTGGAGCAACCGTTCCGCAAGGCGTGCTGGCGCTGGTGTCGAGCGGAGTGCATGTCGACACCGACCTGGACGGCGTACTGGATGCCGGCGAAACGATCGATTATCGGTACCGTCTGATCAACCTCGGCTCGCTCGCCCTGGACTCGCTCGCCGTCACGGACCTCGATGGCGGGGTGACCTGCCCGGCGGCCACGCTGGCGATCGGGGCCGACCAGGTCTGCCTGCGCAGCCACGTGATCACGGCGGTGGAGGCGGCCGCCGGACGGGTCGAGAACGTGATCGAGGCCACCGGCTCGGACGCGCTCGGCCTGCCGGTACAGAGCTCGGACCTGGTGATCCGGGTCGATCTGGCTGGGCGCAGCGGCATTGCCGTGCTCAAGAGCCCGTTCCTGGCCGACGACGTGGACGGCAGCGGCTTCGCCAGCCTCGGCGACATCGTCCGCTACGACTTCGTGGCGACCAATACCAACGACGACGAGCTGACCGACGTCGAACTGGTCGAGCCCGATCCTTCGCTGATCGACACGCCGATCGTCTGCAGTTCGACGACCTTCGATGGAAACCCGTTCACCGGCAACGGTACCGGCGTTCTCGCCGGCGGCGACTCGGTGCTGTGCACGGCCACCTACGAGATCCGCCAGGGCGACGTCGATGCGGGGCAGGCACTGAACCTGGTGCAGGTGTTCGGAACGAATCCGTTCGCGATCCGCATCAGCGGCAGCGGAGCCACCTCGCTGGTGCTGCCCGGCCCGGGCTCGCTGGCCGTCAGCAAGACGGTTGAACCCCCGGTCGTGGTTGCCGGGCAACCGGTGATCTACACGATCACGGTGACCAACACCGGCCCGGGCACGCTGTTCGACGTCGGCATCATCGATCCGATTCCGGTCGGGATCGTCTCCTTCGACTGGACCTGTGCCGGCAGCTACTGCCCGAACCCCAGCGGCACCGGCGCGATCAACGAGATGATTCCGGCGCTTCCGGCCGGCGAACAGGTGGTCTACACCGTCGAGGCCGAAGTCGCGATGGACGCGCCGGACGGTATCGAGAACGTGGTGGACGTCACGCCGCCGAGCCTGATCGGCTGCGAGCCCCACGGTGGGCCGCCGCCGTGCATCGGCATCGCGCCGATCGTCGTCATCGGCCAGGCGATCGGCGTACCGGCGCTCGACCGTCTCGGACTGGTCGCGCTGGTCCTGCTGCTTGCCCTGGGCGTGCTGGTTCGGCGCGCGACCTGA
- a CDS encoding glutathione S-transferase family protein has translation MKLYSDERAPSPRRVHLFLEARGIELPVETVDLASGGQLEAGFLEINPDGTVPVLELDDGTRISEVVAICRYLDEISEGVPLYGRTPLERARILDTDHWLEMQGLLAVMEGFRNGAPGMKDRGLPGPTPVAQLPELAERGRQRVERFFDRLDTRLETGADSGAWIAGGPFSGADITAWVILEFAGWGLKLQPQPRHRTLLEWRARAAERLGVG, from the coding sequence ATGAAACTCTACAGCGACGAACGCGCCCCCAGCCCCCGCCGTGTGCACCTGTTCCTCGAAGCCCGCGGCATCGAGTTGCCGGTCGAGACCGTCGACCTCGCCTCAGGGGGCCAGCTCGAGGCCGGTTTCCTCGAGATCAATCCCGACGGCACGGTGCCCGTGCTGGAACTCGATGACGGTACACGGATCAGCGAAGTCGTCGCGATCTGCCGCTATCTCGACGAGATCTCCGAGGGCGTGCCGCTTTACGGCCGCACCCCGCTGGAGCGGGCCCGCATTCTCGACACGGACCACTGGCTGGAAATGCAAGGCCTGCTCGCGGTCATGGAGGGTTTCCGCAACGGTGCCCCGGGCATGAAGGACCGCGGTCTGCCGGGACCCACGCCGGTGGCCCAGCTTCCGGAGCTGGCCGAGCGCGGCCGCCAGCGCGTCGAGCGCTTCTTCGACCGGCTGGACACGCGCCTCGAGACCGGAGCCGACAGTGGCGCCTGGATCGCCGGCGGTCCGTTCTCCGGGGCAGACATCACGGCCTGGGTGATCCTGGAGTTCGCCGGCTGGGGCCTGAAGCTGCAACCGCAGCCGAGGCATCGGACGCTGCTGGAGTGGCGCGCCCGGGCAGCCGAGCGCCTGGGCGTCGGCTGA
- a CDS encoding HD-GYP domain-containing protein, whose protein sequence is MFWSRKSDADKPPESQDEESVAWLWDNEILIEPQNLQVGHFVARMDKRWRDTPFPLEGVMILSEDQRSWFLENCHWLVIDLLRSRNGYRPPRANIPYRRIVRNRTDAENPDAPVNMLRRARLDSDTVPRSIDGHDLLYRRAGALIDSIQRHGRVDIESARLGIRQIAETLEHNIAAMVWLTRIKDVDQYTAEHCVNVAILSMGLARSLNWKPEEVEQAGLAGLLHDLGKTKLDQAILNKPGRLTPEEQEHIRHHSRLGYEMLKSDETIHPRIRQAVLEHHERPDGKGYPLGRDRTSLHPLGSLVSVVDAYDAITSFRPYSAARSHHEALGILWKTRDRQFDAEMVEVLIQFLGWITPGTLVRLTDKDHAVVLQASAEHRLWPIVRKLVPTGDGEGAGFRAGRRIDLAEHNKAHPEKSIRVAEVLPDGALDVDLKALLRDEAQDVTDVADPGDIDHD, encoded by the coding sequence ATGTTCTGGTCCCGCAAGTCCGATGCCGACAAGCCGCCCGAGTCCCAGGACGAGGAATCGGTGGCGTGGCTGTGGGACAACGAAATCCTGATCGAGCCGCAGAACCTGCAGGTGGGACACTTCGTCGCGCGCATGGACAAGCGCTGGCGAGACACGCCGTTCCCCCTCGAGGGCGTGATGATCCTGTCCGAAGACCAGCGTTCCTGGTTCCTCGAGAACTGCCACTGGCTGGTCATCGACCTGCTGCGCAGCCGCAACGGCTATCGCCCGCCGCGCGCGAACATTCCCTATCGGCGAATCGTGCGCAACCGGACCGATGCCGAGAATCCGGATGCGCCGGTCAACATGCTGCGCCGGGCGCGGCTCGATTCGGACACCGTGCCCCGGTCGATCGACGGCCACGACCTGCTGTACCGGCGTGCCGGCGCGCTGATCGATTCGATCCAGCGCCACGGGCGGGTGGATATCGAATCGGCACGGCTGGGCATCCGCCAGATCGCCGAGACCCTCGAACACAATATCGCAGCGATGGTCTGGCTGACCCGGATCAAGGACGTCGACCAGTACACGGCCGAGCACTGCGTGAACGTCGCCATCCTGTCGATGGGCCTGGCGCGATCGTTGAACTGGAAGCCCGAGGAGGTCGAGCAGGCCGGACTGGCCGGACTGCTCCACGATCTCGGCAAGACCAAGCTCGACCAGGCCATCCTGAACAAGCCCGGTCGCCTTACGCCGGAAGAGCAGGAGCACATCCGGCACCATTCGCGCCTCGGCTACGAGATGCTGAAATCCGACGAGACGATCCATCCGCGCATCCGGCAGGCCGTGCTCGAGCACCATGAACGGCCCGACGGAAAGGGCTACCCGCTGGGTCGCGACCGGACCAGTCTCCATCCCCTGGGGTCGCTGGTCAGCGTGGTCGATGCCTACGACGCGATCACCTCGTTCCGGCCCTACAGTGCCGCCCGATCGCACCACGAAGCGCTGGGCATCCTCTGGAAGACCCGGGACCGCCAGTTCGACGCCGAGATGGTCGAGGTGCTGATCCAGTTCCTCGGCTGGATCACGCCGGGCACGCTGGTCCGCCTGACCGACAAGGACCACGCGGTCGTCCTCCAAGCCAGCGCCGAACATCGTCTCTGGCCGATCGTGCGCAAGCTCGTCCCGACCGGCGACGGAGAGGGCGCCGGGTTCCGGGCCGGCCGGCGCATCGACCTGGCCGAGCACAACAAGGCCCACCCGGAGAAGAGCATCCGGGTCGCCGAGGTGCTTCCCGACGGCGCGCTGGATGTCGACCTCAAGGCATTGCTGCGCGACGAAGCGCAGGACGTCACCGACGTGGCCGATCCCGGCGACATCGATCACGACTGA
- the mnmC gene encoding bifunctional tRNA (5-methylaminomethyl-2-thiouridine)(34)-methyltransferase MnmD/FAD-dependent 5-carboxymethylaminomethyl-2-thiouridine(34) oxidoreductase MnmC, whose amino-acid sequence MQPDMDPIELAKIEWDGVTPAAPAFEDTYFSIAGGPEESQRVFLDGCDLAGRFDRLRAGDAFVIGETGFGTGLNLLLAAALFRRHAAPGARLHLVSAEKHPLPRADLARALAAWPELADWAQPLVDQYPPAVCGFHRLWLTSEVDLTLMFGDATAMWAAQDAAVDAWFLDGFAPSRNPSMWSAALFARIARLSRPGAALATFSAAGAVRRGLADAGFAVERRPGFGRKRHRLEARFPGRWTPRTVARGHALVIGAGLAGCTTANALSARGWTCRLIDGAGIAEGASGNRSGVVYTTPSGMATPQNRFYQSSWLHALRRFRLAGAEARGIARFGGVEQVLTDDRQRRKILGALTSGHWPSDLLQRLDEDRVLLTGGGVVRPPAWCRALVDRAGIEVQSGTRVERLEGECAVRLSNGTVLEADAVVLCTSGATADLLERPGLPIRTIRGQVTEVAARPTSLAWTRAVCHTGYLAPALDGVHCIGATFDLHTSTAAVRDEDDRANLDALRRWCPGQWAALGGESCEVRGARVGFRCTSRDYLPLVGPWRQRSQDAPAGTWLNIAFGSRGLSSTPLAAESIADRLTGAPAPIDRAIREALAPSRFD is encoded by the coding sequence ATGCAGCCCGACATGGACCCGATCGAGCTGGCGAAGATCGAATGGGACGGCGTCACGCCGGCCGCGCCGGCCTTCGAGGACACCTACTTCTCGATCGCCGGCGGGCCGGAGGAAAGCCAGCGGGTGTTCCTCGACGGCTGCGACCTCGCTGGCCGCTTCGATCGCCTGCGCGCCGGCGACGCCTTCGTCATCGGTGAAACCGGCTTCGGCACCGGACTGAACCTGTTGCTGGCCGCCGCCCTGTTCCGCCGGCACGCCGCGCCCGGCGCGCGGCTTCACCTGGTTTCTGCCGAAAAGCATCCCCTGCCCCGCGCCGACCTCGCGCGTGCGCTGGCTGCCTGGCCGGAACTCGCCGACTGGGCGCAGCCACTGGTCGATCAGTATCCGCCGGCGGTCTGCGGTTTCCATCGCTTGTGGCTGACCAGCGAGGTCGACCTTACCCTGATGTTCGGCGATGCGACCGCGATGTGGGCCGCCCAGGACGCGGCCGTGGATGCATGGTTTCTCGACGGCTTCGCGCCCAGCCGCAATCCGTCGATGTGGTCGGCGGCGCTGTTCGCGCGGATCGCTCGCCTGAGCCGGCCGGGCGCCGCGCTGGCCACGTTTTCCGCCGCCGGTGCCGTACGGCGTGGGCTGGCCGACGCCGGCTTCGCGGTCGAGCGCCGGCCGGGCTTCGGGCGGAAGCGGCATCGCCTGGAAGCGCGCTTCCCGGGGCGCTGGACGCCGCGAACGGTCGCTCGCGGCCACGCGCTCGTGATCGGAGCGGGCCTGGCGGGATGCACGACGGCGAACGCGCTGTCGGCCCGGGGATGGACGTGCCGCCTGATCGATGGCGCGGGGATCGCCGAGGGCGCCTCGGGCAATCGCAGCGGCGTGGTCTACACCACCCCGAGCGGCATGGCGACGCCGCAGAACCGCTTCTACCAGTCGAGCTGGCTGCACGCGCTGCGCCGATTCCGCCTCGCAGGCGCGGAGGCCAGGGGCATCGCGCGCTTCGGCGGCGTCGAGCAGGTGCTCACCGATGACCGCCAGCGCAGGAAGATCCTCGGCGCGCTGACTTCGGGCCACTGGCCATCCGACCTCCTGCAGCGGCTCGACGAGGACCGCGTCCTTCTTACCGGCGGTGGCGTCGTTCGTCCGCCGGCGTGGTGCCGTGCGCTGGTCGATCGTGCGGGCATCGAGGTGCAGTCCGGAACTCGCGTCGAGCGCCTCGAAGGAGAGTGCGCGGTCCGGCTGTCGAACGGCACGGTGCTCGAAGCCGACGCCGTGGTGTTGTGCACCAGCGGGGCCACGGCGGACCTGCTCGAGCGGCCCGGGCTGCCGATCCGCACGATCCGCGGCCAGGTGACCGAAGTCGCGGCCCGTCCCACCAGCCTTGCCTGGACGCGGGCCGTATGCCACACCGGTTACCTGGCGCCGGCGCTCGACGGCGTGCACTGTATCGGGGCGACCTTCGACCTCCACACCTCGACCGCAGCGGTCCGCGACGAGGACGACCGGGCCAACCTCGACGCACTGCGCCGTTGGTGTCCGGGACAGTGGGCGGCGCTCGGCGGCGAATCCTGCGAGGTGCGCGGCGCGCGGGTCGGCTTTCGGTGTACGTCGCGCGACTACCTGCCGCTGGTCGGTCCATGGCGACAGCGCTCGCAGGATGCCCCGGCGGGCACCTGGCTGAACATCGCCTTCGGCAGCCGGGGACTCAGCAGCACGCCGCTGGCCGCCGAGTCCATCGCCGACCGCCTGACGGGCGCACCGGCACCGATCGATCGAGCGATCCGCGAGGCGCTGGCACCGAGCCGGTTCGACTGA
- a CDS encoding NYN domain-containing protein: MQPATRNLALFCDFENIALGVRDARYSAFDIKKVLERLLLKGNIVVKKAYCDWARYKEFKPAMHEAAFELIEIPHVRMSGKNSADIRMVVDALDLCYTKAHVDTFVVISGDSDFSPLVSKLRENNKVVIGVGVKSSTSDLLTSNCDEFIFYDDLVRDSEKKSQRRQQAAKKKSKKKKKKAQAKNGNGGGSTGASGSGGGESSSGEETRRQEGFDKVLETIEALFRDRDESEKVWGSMVKQTLKRRSPGFSESYHGFKSFGQLLEDMQTEGLVELRHDEKSGGYIIESFESDD; the protein is encoded by the coding sequence ATGCAACCTGCCACCCGCAATCTCGCCCTGTTCTGCGATTTCGAGAACATCGCGCTCGGCGTGCGCGACGCCCGCTACTCGGCGTTCGACATCAAGAAAGTGCTCGAACGACTCCTGCTGAAGGGCAACATCGTGGTCAAGAAGGCCTACTGCGACTGGGCTCGCTACAAGGAGTTCAAGCCGGCCATGCACGAGGCCGCGTTCGAACTGATCGAGATCCCGCACGTCCGGATGTCCGGCAAGAATTCGGCCGATATCCGCATGGTGGTCGATGCGCTCGACCTCTGCTACACCAAGGCCCACGTCGATACCTTTGTCGTGATTTCGGGTGACTCGGATTTCTCGCCGCTGGTCAGCAAGCTGCGCGAGAACAACAAGGTCGTTATTGGCGTTGGCGTGAAGAGTTCGACCTCGGACCTGCTGACGTCGAACTGCGACGAGTTCATCTTCTACGACGACCTGGTCCGCGACAGCGAGAAGAAGTCCCAGCGCAGGCAGCAAGCCGCGAAGAAGAAGTCGAAGAAGAAAAAGAAGAAGGCGCAGGCGAAGAACGGGAACGGCGGCGGCAGTACCGGCGCGTCCGGTTCGGGCGGCGGCGAATCGAGCAGCGGCGAGGAAACGCGCCGCCAGGAAGGGTTCGACAAGGTACTGGAAACGATCGAGGCGCTGTTCCGCGACCGCGACGAATCGGAAAAGGTCTGGGGCTCGATGGTCAAGCAGACGCTCAAGCGCCGCAGCCCCGGGTTCAGCGAGAGTTACCACGGCTTCAAGTCCTTCGGCCAGCTGCTCGAGGACATGCAGACCGAGGGCCTGGTCGAGCTCCGGCACGACGAGAAGTCCGGCGGCTACATCATCGAGAGCTTCGAGTCGGACGACTGA
- a CDS encoding polysaccharide deacetylase family protein yields MTARFLVLAWHSINVTGNDYANNDLVAFGRDLEGLDRNGWTILPLGDALAGLDSGDLPARTAVLTLDDGSIMDWHPFDHPTAGPQQSAYQRLSAFATARREGSRHRLHASVFVQASPDARAELDRTDYFSLGVWGDDWWAAANASGLMTVENHSWDHNHPSLARTAGDPDRPRNFLSIDDEASCRAEIEQASDCIERIAGRRPRYFAYPWGQASDYLRGEFLPRYGESIGLEAALGCDPGAVTRGSDRWYLPRYVCGRDWSSPEGFEAVLRDAAAGS; encoded by the coding sequence ATGACCGCGCGTTTCCTGGTTCTCGCCTGGCACTCGATCAACGTGACCGGGAACGACTACGCGAACAACGACCTGGTGGCTTTCGGTCGGGACCTGGAAGGTCTCGACCGCAACGGCTGGACGATCCTTCCGCTGGGCGATGCCCTGGCCGGGCTGGACTCGGGCGACCTCCCGGCCCGGACCGCGGTGCTGACCCTCGACGACGGTTCGATCATGGACTGGCACCCGTTCGATCATCCCACCGCCGGCCCGCAGCAATCCGCGTACCAGCGGCTGTCGGCGTTCGCGACCGCACGGCGGGAAGGAAGCCGGCATCGACTCCATGCCAGCGTCTTCGTGCAGGCCTCGCCCGATGCGCGCGCCGAACTCGATCGCACCGATTATTTCTCGCTCGGCGTCTGGGGCGACGACTGGTGGGCCGCTGCGAATGCAAGCGGCCTGATGACCGTCGAGAACCACAGCTGGGACCACAACCATCCGTCGCTGGCTCGTACGGCCGGTGACCCCGACCGGCCGCGGAACTTCCTGTCGATCGACGACGAGGCGAGCTGCCGGGCCGAGATCGAGCAGGCCTCCGACTGCATCGAGCGCATCGCCGGCCGTCGGCCCCGGTACTTCGCCTATCCCTGGGGCCAGGCCAGCGATTACCTGCGCGGCGAGTTCCTGCCGCGCTACGGTGAGTCGATCGGCCTGGAGGCCGCGCTGGGTTGTGATCCCGGTGCGGTGACGCGGGGCTCGGACCGCTGGTACCTGCCGCGCTACGTCTGCGGTCGCGACTGGTCGTCGCCCGAGGGCTTCGAGGCCGTGCTTCGGGACGCCGCAGCGGGGTCCTGA
- a CDS encoding alcohol dehydrogenase catalytic domain-containing protein, with protein MRAMRLERIARIDRASNPLSAVEVEAPLPGPGELRLRVTACAVCHTELDQIEGRVDTPVPRIPGHQVVGTVDALGPGTDGDLAYRRVGVGWIASACGTCRWCERGEENLCPMFQGTGRDRDGGYAEYMTVRAAFAVPIPDGLDDAQAAPMLCAGAIGYRSLQLAGVQNGQTLGLTGFGASNHLVLALAGALLPDSPVMVFARNPDQREQAIELGAAWAGDTHDEPPDAPDAIIDTTPVWGTVLAALSRLAPGGRLVVNAIAKETGDRDRLAGLDYPSQLWREKEIKSVANVTRADLREFLAAASEHGLRPEITELPLEQANDALKRIRFGAVRGAFVLRPWISRELPPQGRSPCDQDPAAASRSTASKPSGDDQSRPQT; from the coding sequence ATGCGCGCCATGCGACTGGAACGGATCGCCCGGATCGACCGCGCTTCGAACCCGCTGTCCGCGGTCGAGGTCGAGGCCCCCTTGCCCGGCCCGGGAGAGCTTCGGCTGCGGGTGACCGCCTGCGCTGTCTGTCACACCGAGCTGGACCAGATCGAGGGCCGGGTCGACACGCCCGTTCCGCGCATTCCCGGACACCAGGTCGTCGGCACGGTCGATGCGCTCGGTCCTGGCACGGACGGTGACCTTGCGTACCGTCGGGTCGGCGTCGGCTGGATCGCCTCCGCCTGCGGCACCTGCCGCTGGTGCGAACGCGGCGAAGAGAACCTCTGCCCCATGTTCCAGGGCACCGGGCGCGATCGGGACGGCGGCTATGCCGAGTACATGACCGTTCGCGCCGCGTTCGCGGTGCCGATTCCCGACGGGCTCGACGATGCGCAGGCCGCGCCGATGCTGTGCGCCGGCGCGATCGGCTACCGCAGCCTGCAGCTGGCCGGCGTGCAGAACGGCCAGACCCTGGGTCTGACCGGCTTCGGCGCATCCAATCACCTGGTGCTGGCCCTGGCCGGCGCGCTGCTGCCCGACAGCCCGGTGATGGTCTTCGCCCGCAACCCGGACCAGCGCGAACAGGCGATCGAGCTGGGAGCGGCCTGGGCCGGCGACACCCACGACGAGCCGCCCGACGCCCCCGACGCGATCATCGACACGACTCCGGTCTGGGGGACCGTCCTGGCGGCGCTGAGCCGGCTCGCGCCGGGCGGCCGGCTGGTGGTCAATGCCATCGCCAAGGAAACCGGCGACCGCGACCGGCTCGCCGGACTCGACTACCCGAGCCAGCTCTGGCGCGAAAAGGAGATCAAATCGGTGGCCAACGTCACGCGCGCCGACCTTCGCGAATTCCTGGCCGCGGCGTCCGAGCACGGCCTCCGGCCCGAGATCACCGAACTGCCGCTCGAGCAGGCCAACGACGCCCTGAAGCGGATCCGGTTCGGCGCCGTCCGCGGCGCCTTCGTGCTTCGGCCCTGGATTTCTCGCGAGCTGCCACCGCAGGGCCGGAGCCCGTGCGATCAGGACCCCGCTGCGGCGTCCCGAAGCACGGCCTCGAAGCCCTCGGGCGACGACCAGTCGCGACCGCAGACGTAG
- a CDS encoding sodium:calcium antiporter, with the protein MALLNPEDWSLALSVIVFLLCAASIGVVGTRITRVVDQLADVTGIGEAVAGALLLGAATSLSGAVLSVTAAANGSADLSVGNALGGIAVQTLFLAVADFFHRRANLEHAAASAANMLQNALLISLLALILLAPNLPDATIWGIHPVTPALLALYAFGIRMVRTARRDPMWVPSSTRSTEPDTPDDTSRMPPKGRLWTSFAVLAGVLGVSGWLLESAASNIAADLGVSLSVVGVLMTAVVTSLPELVTSIAAVRRGALTLAIGGIIGGNAFDTLFTAASDVAYRDGSIYHAMPGALIEWLALTLLMCGVLMMGLVRRQERGLAGIGFESVAIIALYGLGVVLMIVDGG; encoded by the coding sequence ATGGCACTGTTGAACCCGGAAGACTGGTCGTTGGCCCTGAGCGTGATCGTGTTCCTTCTGTGCGCCGCTTCCATCGGCGTCGTCGGAACAAGGATCACCCGGGTCGTCGATCAGCTCGCCGACGTCACCGGCATCGGCGAGGCGGTCGCCGGCGCACTGCTGCTGGGCGCCGCGACGTCGTTGTCCGGAGCGGTGCTCTCGGTGACCGCGGCCGCGAACGGCAGCGCGGATCTCTCGGTCGGCAATGCACTCGGGGGCATCGCGGTGCAGACGCTGTTCCTTGCCGTGGCCGATTTCTTCCACCGGCGGGCCAATCTCGAACACGCCGCGGCCTCGGCAGCGAACATGCTGCAGAACGCCCTGCTCATCTCCCTGCTGGCCCTGATCCTGCTGGCGCCGAACCTGCCCGACGCCACGATCTGGGGCATCCATCCGGTCACGCCCGCGTTGCTCGCCCTGTACGCGTTCGGAATCCGGATGGTGCGCACGGCGCGGCGCGATCCGATGTGGGTCCCCTCGTCGACGCGCAGCACCGAGCCCGATACGCCGGACGACACGTCCCGCATGCCGCCGAAGGGCCGCTTGTGGACGAGCTTCGCGGTCCTGGCCGGGGTTCTGGGTGTGAGCGGGTGGTTGCTCGAGTCGGCGGCGTCGAACATCGCTGCGGACCTGGGTGTGAGCCTGTCGGTCGTCGGGGTGCTGATGACCGCCGTGGTGACCTCGCTGCCGGAGCTCGTGACCTCGATCGCCGCCGTGCGCCGCGGGGCCCTGACGCTGGCGATCGGCGGCATCATCGGCGGCAATGCGTTCGATACGCTGTTCACGGCGGCATCCGATGTGGCCTACCGCGACGGATCCATCTACCACGCGATGCCCGGCGCGTTGATCGAATGGCTCGCGCTGACCCTGCTGATGTGCGGCGTGCTGATGATGGGGCTGGTCCGGCGCCAGGAGCGCGGCCTGGCCGGCATCGGCTTCGAGAGCGTCGCGATCATCGCGCTGTACGGGCTCGGCGTGGTGCTGATGATCGTCGACGGCGGCTGA